From Chryseobacterium shandongense, the proteins below share one genomic window:
- a CDS encoding alpha/beta hydrolase, protein MAHILDIKTAGKPLNEAEKALIMIHGRGGSAQDILSLSQYLNVKDYALLAPQATNGSWYPLSFIAPVEQNEPWLSSAVKTIGKAVEKALAEGIKPENIYFFGFSQGACLTLEFLARNARKFGGATAIIGGVIGEKINRENYKGDFAQTPVFLGTSNPDFHVPVERVYATANIFREMNADVTEKVYQNFGHSINEEELELANSLIFV, encoded by the coding sequence ATGGCCCATATTTTAGATATAAAAACAGCAGGAAAACCATTGAATGAAGCAGAAAAAGCGCTAATTATGATTCACGGAAGAGGTGGAAGCGCACAGGATATTTTAAGTTTATCACAATACTTAAACGTGAAAGATTATGCATTGCTTGCGCCTCAGGCAACCAACGGAAGCTGGTATCCGCTTAGCTTCATTGCTCCGGTCGAACAGAATGAGCCCTGGCTTTCCTCGGCGGTGAAAACGATTGGTAAAGCCGTTGAAAAGGCTTTAGCTGAAGGTATTAAACCCGAAAACATCTACTTCTTTGGTTTCTCACAGGGTGCTTGTCTTACGCTTGAGTTTTTAGCGAGAAACGCCCGGAAATTCGGAGGTGCAACAGCGATTATCGGTGGAGTGATTGGCGAAAAGATCAACCGGGAAAATTATAAAGGAGATTTTGCACAAACTCCTGTTTTTCTAGGAACCAGCAATCCCGATTTTCATGTACCGGTAGAACGGGTATATGCAACAGCCAATATTTTCCGGGAAATGAATGCCGATGTTACCGAAAAAGTCTATCAGAATTTCGGACATTCTATTAATGAAGAAGAACTTGAACTGGCGAATTCGCTGATTTTTGTATAG
- a CDS encoding MFS transporter: MDRKKLILMVASAGTFVEALDIAIVNLSIPSIQEQFGIGTETVQWLQTLYVLFFGGFLIIGGKLSDQIGRRRIFLVGSLIFMLTSLGAGLSTGFEMLAIFRALQGLGAAFIMPSAMSIVTNTFMDDQERNRAVGIFSSFAAIGSGSGLSLGGIISTYLSWHWVFLINVPVLAVTLILAYYYLPKDEISVKSQKTDLVSGILLVLGLLSLTYGAHELIHIKENTAIVVSSFIAAVLLLSLLFYRLKSGPQPLIDLSLMKHRSLKVSGLGFVALGAFFIGFLFLISLMLQKDMNHSAASAGLMLVPFSIMSALVAKFVLPHISKRLDSAQMAVFGWSFMLAGALLLLTSVYIGHPLPVVLTGAACISGIGMTFCFTAQSVLGVQDIQPLDYGIASSVGSTSYFLGAGIGLSFMTLISRIFPSEWAVGNLSLFILIGYAMIALGMLCYFIFKNIKIGESEVAVS; encoded by the coding sequence GCAATTGTTAACCTTTCAATTCCCTCGATTCAGGAGCAGTTCGGTATCGGTACCGAGACCGTGCAGTGGCTTCAGACGCTGTATGTTCTGTTTTTCGGAGGATTTCTTATAATTGGCGGAAAGCTTTCGGATCAAATTGGACGGAGAAGAATTTTTCTGGTGGGGTCATTAATTTTTATGCTGACTTCTTTGGGGGCGGGATTATCAACCGGTTTTGAGATGCTCGCAATTTTCCGGGCATTGCAGGGACTGGGTGCAGCGTTCATCATGCCTTCTGCAATGTCTATTGTTACCAATACATTTATGGATGATCAGGAAAGAAACCGTGCGGTCGGTATTTTCAGTTCATTTGCAGCCATTGGTTCAGGAAGCGGATTGTCGTTAGGCGGGATAATCAGTACGTATCTTAGCTGGCATTGGGTTTTTCTGATCAATGTTCCGGTTTTGGCAGTTACGCTGATATTGGCTTATTATTATCTTCCTAAGGATGAAATCAGTGTAAAATCCCAAAAAACAGATCTTGTATCAGGGATTTTATTGGTTTTAGGACTGTTGAGTCTTACCTACGGAGCGCATGAACTTATTCATATTAAAGAAAATACAGCAATAGTTGTTTCATCTTTCATTGCAGCTGTTCTATTGTTATCCTTATTGTTCTATCGTTTGAAATCAGGACCACAGCCTTTGATCGATTTATCACTTATGAAACATAGATCATTAAAAGTCTCCGGACTTGGTTTTGTGGCACTGGGAGCATTTTTCATAGGATTTTTATTTCTTATTTCATTGATGCTTCAGAAGGATATGAATCATAGTGCTGCTTCTGCCGGATTAATGCTCGTTCCTTTCAGTATCATGTCTGCGCTGGTTGCAAAGTTTGTTCTGCCGCATATTTCAAAAAGGCTTGATTCTGCACAGATGGCTGTCTTCGGGTGGAGCTTTATGCTGGCCGGAGCTTTATTGTTGTTGACTTCAGTGTACATCGGACATCCTTTACCGGTAGTTTTAACGGGTGCAGCCTGTATTTCGGGAATAGGAATGACGTTTTGCTTTACGGCGCAGTCGGTATTGGGAGTTCAGGATATTCAACCTTTAGATTATGGAATAGCCTCAAGTGTAGGTTCGACAAGCTATTTTTTAGGGGCAGGAATCGGACTTTCGTTCATGACTTTAATAAGCCGGATTTTCCCTTCGGAATGGGCAGTTGGAAATTTGAGCTTATTTATTTTGATAGGGTATGCAATGATAGCATTGGGAATGTTGTGCTATTTCATTTTTAAAAACATAAAAATTGGAGAATCTGAAGTTGCGGTTTCGTAA
- a CDS encoding GNAT family N-acetyltransferase, translated as METTKVVLGNVRGEIQLFSDDNKAGKMDISVMGNKLTVYHTEVSEEYAGKGFAKILLDKLVSYARENDLKIVPLCPYVHAQFKRNPDLYGDVWSKEE; from the coding sequence ATGGAAACAACGAAAGTAGTTTTAGGAAACGTAAGAGGAGAAATACAGCTTTTTTCGGACGACAACAAAGCCGGTAAAATGGACATTTCAGTTATGGGAAATAAGCTGACGGTTTATCACACCGAAGTCAGTGAAGAATATGCCGGAAAAGGTTTTGCTAAAATATTATTGGATAAGCTGGTCTCGTATGCAAGGGAAAACGATCTTAAAATTGTACCGTTGTGTCCGTATGTTCATGCCCAGTTCAAAAGAAACCCTGATTTATATGGCGACGTTTGGTCAAAAGAAGAATAA
- a CDS encoding metallophosphoesterase — protein sequence MKIQIISDLHQEFGVTDLFFDHADVVILAGDVNLGTKGVEWIKTHIPNKPVIYVLGNHEYYKGSYPKTLNKIKEAAQNSNIFVLEDAFVDIEGIRFHGATLWTDFSVFGDPRYYGFLCQNGMNDYKLIRRDPSYSKIRSIDVFKIHQISRAWLKESLEESKELQNIVITHHAPSLQSVPEYFKEDPLTSAYASHLEDLIFKYQPLYWIHGHIHTPCRYKIGETEIICNPHGYITEKYNGYDKELIIEV from the coding sequence ATGAAAATACAAATCATCAGTGATCTCCATCAGGAATTTGGAGTGACTGATTTATTTTTTGATCATGCTGATGTTGTAATATTGGCCGGAGATGTAAATCTGGGTACGAAAGGCGTAGAATGGATTAAAACTCATATTCCTAATAAGCCTGTAATTTATGTACTCGGAAATCATGAATATTACAAAGGTTCTTATCCTAAAACATTAAACAAAATAAAAGAAGCAGCTCAAAATTCAAATATTTTTGTATTGGAAGATGCTTTTGTAGACATCGAGGGCATTCGTTTTCATGGCGCAACCTTATGGACGGACTTTTCTGTTTTCGGGGATCCCAGATATTACGGATTTCTTTGTCAGAACGGAATGAACGACTATAAACTGATCCGTCGCGATCCTTCTTATTCCAAAATCAGATCGATTGATGTTTTTAAAATTCATCAGATTTCGAGAGCATGGCTGAAAGAAAGTTTAGAAGAATCTAAAGAACTGCAGAATATCGTCATTACCCATCACGCTCCAAGTCTTCAGTCGGTACCAGAATATTTCAAAGAAGATCCGCTGACTTCAGCGTATGCTTCACATTTGGAGGATTTGATTTTCAAGTATCAACCATTATACTGGATTCATGGACATATTCATACGCCCTGCAGGTATAAGATCGGAGAAACTGAAATTATCTGTAATCCGCACGGCTATATCACAGAAAAATACAACGGATATGATAAAGAATTGATTATTGAAGTTTAA
- a CDS encoding ring-cleaving dioxygenase, which translates to MNNRILGLHHITAIADNAKRNLDFYTQILGVRLVKKTVNFDDPGTYHFYFGNEEGTPGTILTFFPWEGIGKGTNGSGLATHIGYSVPKGSLDFWKNRLQQFNIDAEEGEIFGEKLISFQDPDGLQLQFIESSTDDRKVWTTEDIKEENALKGFHNVTLSLKKAEPTIKILTDIFGYDLQKQEGERYRFATDAIETANLVDIIENDKLLLGRNAAGTNHHVAFRVKDDNVLMEFREKVLSAGLNITPKIDRDYFYSLYFREPGGVLFEIATDNPGFTVDEPLNELGTSLKLPKQHEGLREKIEEVLPKLS; encoded by the coding sequence ATGAACAATAGAATTTTAGGGCTGCACCATATCACTGCGATTGCAGACAACGCCAAAAGAAATTTAGATTTTTATACGCAGATATTAGGAGTAAGACTCGTTAAGAAAACCGTCAATTTTGATGATCCCGGAACCTATCACTTTTATTTCGGAAATGAAGAAGGAACACCGGGAACCATTCTGACATTCTTCCCGTGGGAAGGAATAGGCAAAGGTACCAACGGATCAGGATTAGCCACACATATTGGTTACTCAGTTCCCAAGGGAAGCCTTGATTTTTGGAAAAACAGACTCCAGCAGTTTAATATTGATGCGGAAGAAGGAGAAATATTCGGTGAAAAACTGATTTCTTTTCAAGATCCGGATGGTTTACAGCTTCAGTTTATCGAATCTTCCACAGACGATAGAAAGGTGTGGACAACAGAAGACATCAAAGAAGAAAATGCCTTGAAAGGGTTTCATAATGTAACGCTTTCGTTGAAAAAAGCAGAGCCAACTATTAAAATCTTAACGGATATCTTCGGGTATGATCTTCAGAAACAGGAAGGTGAAAGATACCGATTTGCCACAGATGCAATAGAAACAGCCAACCTGGTAGATATTATTGAAAATGATAAGCTTTTATTGGGAAGAAATGCTGCAGGAACCAATCACCACGTTGCATTCCGAGTGAAAGATGATAATGTTTTGATGGAATTCCGCGAAAAAGTGCTTTCCGCAGGCTTGAATATTACTCCGAAAATCGACAGGGATTACTTTTATTCACTGTATTTCCGTGAACCGGGTGGCGTTTTATTTGAAATTGCAACCGACAATCCTGGATTCACAGTAGATGAGCCTTTAAACGAGTTGGGAACAAGCTTAAAACTTCCAAAACAGCACGAAGGCTTACGCGAAAAAATAGAAGAAGTATTACCGAAGTTATCATAG
- the metQ gene encoding methionine ABC transporter substrate-binding lipoprotein MetQ, translating to MKKIKILGLIAAGILMASCNSGKDNPNSIKVGITSGPEQEIAETAKKVAKEKYNLDVELVAFNDYVVPNEALNNGDIDANAFQHVPYLNEQSKQRGYKLAVVGNTFVYPIVAYSKKIKNINELQNGSTVVIPNDPTNGGRSLLLLQKNGLLKLKDGIGLLPKVTDITDNPKQLKIIEIEAPQLPRVLDDKEVVLAIINNNFAAQAGLDAEKQGILKEDKNSPYVNVIVSREDNKNSEKVKKFVKAYESDEVLKKAEEIFKGGAVKGWN from the coding sequence ATGAAAAAAATAAAGATTTTAGGACTGATAGCTGCGGGAATTTTAATGGCATCCTGTAATTCCGGGAAAGACAATCCCAACTCCATTAAAGTAGGCATTACCTCCGGACCGGAACAGGAAATTGCAGAAACTGCCAAAAAAGTGGCCAAAGAAAAATATAACCTTGATGTGGAACTCGTTGCCTTTAATGATTATGTTGTTCCCAACGAAGCGCTGAACAACGGAGATATCGATGCTAATGCTTTTCAGCATGTTCCTTATCTGAATGAGCAGTCGAAGCAGAGAGGGTATAAACTGGCTGTTGTTGGAAATACATTCGTCTATCCTATCGTTGCCTATTCCAAAAAGATAAAAAACATCAACGAACTGCAGAATGGAAGCACGGTTGTGATTCCGAACGATCCAACCAATGGCGGCCGCTCTTTATTGCTGCTGCAGAAAAACGGATTGCTAAAACTGAAAGACGGAATTGGTTTATTACCAAAAGTCACTGATATTACTGATAATCCGAAGCAGTTAAAAATCATCGAAATTGAAGCCCCACAACTTCCGAGAGTATTGGATGATAAGGAAGTGGTACTGGCGATCATCAACAATAATTTTGCAGCACAGGCCGGATTGGATGCAGAAAAGCAGGGAATTTTAAAAGAAGATAAAAATTCTCCTTATGTAAATGTAATTGTTTCGAGGGAGGACAATAAAAACTCTGAAAAGGTAAAGAAATTTGTAAAAGCTTACGAATCTGATGAGGTGTTGAAAAAAGCAGAAGAAATTTTCAAAGGCGGCGCCGTTAAAGGCTGGAACTGA
- a CDS encoding methionine ABC transporter ATP-binding protein, which yields MIEIKNISKTFHQKKQSFKALDQISLNIEKGDIVGIIGFSGAGKSTLIRTVNLLEKPDEGEIIINGKDFTCLKSRELAKERKKIGMIFQHFNLLSSRTVFENIALPLELDRADKTAIHKKVNELLKIVGLEDKANEYPKSLSGGQKQRVAIARALANDPYLLLCDEATSALDPATTLSILQLLRDINQRLGITILLITHEMEVIRTVCNHVAVIDKGKLITKGTLREIISHKDHPIIKQFLNSGVMNIPQELNKKLQKEPQDGLFPLIEVEVNEDISVEELLSIVYDKYKIPYKILKADVEYLGDANFGKLLLQLQGDEEENQQAIYYLNQNKIQNRVRGYA from the coding sequence ATGATAGAAATAAAAAATATATCAAAAACCTTCCATCAGAAAAAGCAGTCTTTTAAAGCACTGGACCAAATCAGCCTGAATATCGAAAAGGGCGATATTGTAGGAATTATTGGATTTTCGGGGGCCGGGAAAAGTACGCTGATCAGAACGGTCAACCTGCTCGAAAAACCGGATGAAGGTGAAATTATCATCAACGGGAAAGATTTTACCTGTTTAAAATCCAGGGAACTGGCTAAAGAACGAAAGAAAATAGGAATGATTTTTCAGCATTTCAATCTTCTTTCTTCGAGAACTGTCTTTGAAAACATTGCTCTTCCGCTGGAACTGGATAGGGCGGATAAAACGGCAATTCATAAAAAGGTCAATGAACTGCTTAAGATTGTGGGACTTGAAGATAAAGCTAATGAGTATCCTAAAAGCCTTTCGGGAGGACAGAAACAAAGAGTAGCGATTGCCAGGGCACTTGCCAATGATCCCTATCTCCTGCTTTGTGATGAAGCGACAAGTGCACTGGATCCGGCTACCACACTTTCAATCCTGCAGCTGCTCAGAGATATTAATCAGAGGCTTGGCATTACCATTCTGCTAATAACCCACGAAATGGAAGTTATCCGGACGGTTTGTAACCATGTTGCTGTTATAGATAAAGGAAAACTTATCACAAAAGGAACTTTACGTGAAATTATTTCACACAAAGATCATCCCATCATCAAACAATTTTTAAACTCAGGTGTTATGAACATACCGCAAGAACTCAATAAAAAACTGCAAAAAGAACCGCAGGACGGTCTTTTTCCTCTCATAGAAGTAGAAGTAAATGAAGATATCTCTGTTGAAGAACTTCTTTCTATTGTATACGACAAATATAAAATTCCTTATAAGATTCTGAAGGCCGATGTAGAATATCTGGGTGACGCCAATTTCGGCAAGCTTCTTTTACAGCTACAGGGAGACGAAGAAGAAAATCAACAGGCGATTTATTATTTGAATCAGAACAAAATCCAAAACAGAGTAAGAGGTTATGCTTAG
- a CDS encoding VOC family protein encodes MTLITGLHHVTAITGDTQENIDFYTGILGLRLVKTTVNFDYSDVYHFYFGDEFGTPGTIMTTFPYGKGLVNGRHGKGMLNTTAFSVSMDALDYWMNRLNQFNIPFKQPQQRFSGEVFIYLEDFDGLGLELVFNDKDSRKGYNNHFIPKDFAIKGIHHVEIWLDAYERTAALLTTQMDHQLIAESSDRFRYAVEDAPGKYVDLVCTPNALKGLAGRGTVHHVAFATPDAQTQLEMIEKLNKFGLEHTEVKDRKYFTSVYFKEPGGVLFEIATSGPGFDVDEELASLGEHLNLPQQFEEKREHLVEVLPKFNYPTEKYR; translated from the coding sequence ATGACACTGATCACAGGACTTCATCACGTTACAGCCATCACCGGCGATACACAGGAAAATATAGACTTTTATACCGGAATTTTAGGACTTCGGCTGGTAAAAACAACCGTTAATTTTGATTATTCAGATGTGTATCATTTTTATTTCGGGGACGAATTCGGAACTCCGGGAACCATCATGACCACATTTCCCTACGGAAAAGGACTGGTAAACGGACGACACGGAAAAGGAATGCTTAATACAACAGCGTTTTCTGTATCAATGGATGCGCTGGATTACTGGATGAACCGCCTGAATCAGTTTAATATTCCGTTCAAGCAGCCTCAGCAAAGATTTTCAGGTGAAGTATTTATTTATCTTGAAGATTTTGACGGTCTCGGACTGGAACTGGTTTTTAATGATAAAGATAGCCGTAAAGGATACAATAACCATTTTATCCCGAAAGATTTTGCCATTAAAGGAATTCATCATGTGGAAATCTGGCTGGATGCTTATGAAAGAACGGCGGCACTGCTCACTACCCAGATGGATCATCAGCTTATTGCTGAAAGTTCAGATCGGTTCAGATACGCAGTGGAAGATGCACCGGGAAAATATGTGGATCTCGTTTGCACACCGAATGCTCTGAAAGGTCTTGCAGGAAGAGGAACGGTTCATCACGTTGCCTTTGCTACGCCGGATGCGCAAACCCAGCTTGAAATGATCGAAAAACTCAATAAGTTCGGACTGGAACATACCGAAGTAAAAGACCGCAAATATTTTACTTCCGTCTATTTTAAAGAGCCGGGAGGAGTTTTGTTTGAAATTGCTACTTCAGGTCCCGGGTTTGATGTGGATGAGGAATTGGCTTCCTTAGGCGAACATTTAAACCTTCCTCAGCAGTTTGAAGAAAAACGAGAACATTTGGTAGAAGTTCTCCCTAAATTTAATTATCCAACAGAAAAATACAGATAA
- a CDS encoding glycoside hydrolase family 3 C-terminal domain-containing protein: MLKKTAIISLFTLISASYMAQNTTTIPVYLDESKPVEQRIQDALSKMTLEEKIAMLHAQSKFSSPGVPRLGIPEFWTTDGPHGVRSEVKWDEWDQAGWTNDSIIAYPALTALSATWNKNMSWNYGKALGEEARYRKKDILLGPGVNIYRTPLNGRNFEYMGEDPFLTSKMVVPYIKGVQSNGVATSVKHYALNNQEMFRHTSNVIIDDRTLYEIYLPPFKAAVTEGDSWTIMGAYDMYKGQYASQNQYLLNDILKKEWNYKGVVLSDWGAVNNTEQAIHNGLDLEFGSWTNGLSEGHSNAYDSYYLAQPYLKLIKEGKVGTKELDDKVTRLLRLAYKTTMNRNKPFGNIASEEHKAVAREIGEEGIVLLKNQGNVLPIDINKAKKIAVIGENAIKVMTVGGGSSSLKVKYETLPLDGIKARFGKQADVQYARGYVGDIGGEYNGVKSGQNLKEDRSPEALIEEAVALAKSSDYVIFVGGLNKADFQDSEGNDRKSYGLPYNQDNVISALAKANKNLTVVLVSGNAVAMPWVKEVPTIVQAWYLGSEAGNSLAAVLAGDANPSGKLPFTFPVKLEDNAAHQMGEYPGNKEELAAGKGKDQKNPINIKYNEGIFVGYRWHDTKKIKPLFSFGHGLSYTTFAFGKAKADKKEMSQDDKITFTVTVKNTGKKAGAEVAQLYISDLKSSVQRPAKELKGFEKVFLNPGEEKEVTFTIDKTALSFFDAEKHDWVAEAGDFEAQIGNSSDAIKTKVKFTLK; this comes from the coding sequence ATGTTAAAGAAAACCGCCATTATAAGTTTATTTACTCTTATTTCTGCTTCGTATATGGCTCAAAATACCACTACCATCCCCGTTTATTTAGACGAATCAAAACCCGTTGAACAGCGAATTCAGGATGCTCTTTCCAAAATGACACTGGAAGAAAAAATTGCAATGCTTCATGCGCAGTCCAAATTTAGCTCTCCCGGAGTACCAAGATTGGGAATACCGGAATTCTGGACAACCGACGGGCCTCACGGTGTACGTTCTGAAGTGAAATGGGATGAATGGGACCAGGCAGGCTGGACCAACGACTCCATTATCGCCTACCCTGCCCTCACCGCACTTTCCGCAACCTGGAACAAAAATATGTCCTGGAATTATGGTAAAGCATTGGGTGAAGAAGCCCGCTACAGAAAAAAAGACATTCTACTGGGACCTGGCGTAAATATTTACAGAACGCCTCTGAACGGAAGAAACTTCGAATATATGGGAGAAGATCCCTTTTTAACCTCAAAAATGGTGGTGCCTTATATTAAGGGAGTGCAGTCAAACGGCGTGGCAACTTCAGTGAAGCATTATGCCCTGAACAATCAGGAAATGTTCCGCCACACCAGCAATGTAATAATAGATGACAGAACATTATATGAAATTTATCTTCCGCCTTTCAAAGCAGCGGTAACCGAAGGAGATTCGTGGACGATTATGGGAGCGTATGATATGTACAAAGGACAGTACGCCAGCCAAAACCAATATCTTCTTAATGATATCCTGAAAAAAGAATGGAATTATAAAGGGGTTGTTCTTTCAGACTGGGGTGCGGTAAACAATACCGAACAAGCCATCCACAACGGACTTGACCTGGAGTTTGGAAGCTGGACCAATGGCTTATCAGAAGGACATTCCAATGCATATGACAGCTATTATTTAGCACAACCTTATTTAAAATTGATTAAAGAAGGAAAAGTAGGAACGAAAGAGCTTGATGATAAAGTGACCAGACTTTTGCGCCTCGCGTATAAAACTACCATGAACAGAAATAAACCTTTCGGGAATATTGCTTCTGAAGAACATAAAGCCGTAGCCAGAGAAATTGGTGAAGAAGGAATTGTTCTATTGAAAAACCAGGGAAATGTTCTTCCTATTGATATTAATAAAGCTAAAAAAATTGCCGTTATCGGTGAAAATGCCATCAAAGTAATGACTGTTGGCGGAGGTTCTTCATCTCTAAAAGTAAAATATGAAACGCTTCCTTTAGACGGAATTAAAGCCAGGTTCGGGAAACAGGCAGATGTGCAGTATGCAAGAGGCTATGTAGGAGATATTGGCGGCGAATACAATGGAGTAAAATCCGGGCAAAACCTGAAAGAAGACCGTTCTCCCGAAGCTCTCATCGAAGAAGCGGTAGCATTAGCCAAGTCTTCAGATTATGTCATTTTCGTAGGCGGGCTGAATAAAGCTGACTTCCAGGACAGTGAAGGAAACGACAGAAAAAGCTATGGATTGCCATACAATCAGGATAACGTGATTTCTGCACTTGCAAAAGCTAATAAAAATCTTACTGTGGTTCTGGTATCCGGAAATGCAGTGGCGATGCCGTGGGTAAAAGAAGTTCCGACGATCGTTCAGGCTTGGTATCTGGGTTCTGAAGCCGGAAATTCACTGGCAGCTGTATTAGCTGGTGATGCCAATCCATCCGGAAAACTACCTTTTACATTCCCAGTGAAACTTGAAGATAATGCTGCCCATCAAATGGGAGAATACCCGGGAAATAAAGAAGAACTGGCCGCAGGAAAAGGAAAAGACCAGAAAAACCCGATCAATATCAAATACAACGAAGGTATTTTTGTAGGATACAGATGGCACGACACGAAAAAGATCAAGCCTCTGTTTAGTTTCGGTCATGGGTTGAGCTACACCACTTTTGCATTCGGAAAAGCAAAGGCAGATAAAAAAGAAATGTCGCAGGATGACAAAATCACTTTTACGGTAACGGTTAAAAATACAGGAAAAAAAGCGGGAGCTGAAGTAGCACAGCTGTACATCAGCGATCTTAAATCATCTGTTCAGCGTCCAGCCAAAGAGCTGAAAGGTTTTGAAAAAGTATTCCTGAACCCGGGAGAGGAAAAAGAAGTAACGTTTACCATTGACAAAACAGCGTTAAGCTTCTTCGATGCCGAAAAACACGACTGGGTAGCAGAAGCCGGAGATTTTGAAGCACAGATCGGGAATTCTTCCGATGCTATAAAAACCAAAGTGAAGTTTACTTTAAAGTAG
- a CDS encoding Fic family protein: protein MKPPYIITEKILTLIAFISEKIGEINANHLYKPNTELRKKNRIKTIQSSLEIEGNTLTEEQITALLENKRIIAPAKDILEVQNAIEVYKDLKIFNPNKIKDLELAHSILMRNLVEKPGKFRTTNVGIVKGSKVEHLAPGGTMVKGLMNDLFKYIKNDKDLILIKSCVFHYEFEFIHPFTDGNGRMGRLWQTLILMQQYPVFEYLPTESLIKENQQEYYNKLSESDKAGQSTPFVEFMLSIILQSLEQVLQSQNINWNTKDRIFLFKEKIGNKTFSRKDYLQNFKNISAPTASRDLKWAVDENILMKSGEQRLTEYQFK from the coding sequence TTGAAGCCGCCTTATATTATTACAGAAAAGATATTAACATTAATCGCTTTTATTTCCGAGAAAATAGGAGAGATTAATGCAAATCATCTTTATAAGCCCAATACTGAGCTCAGAAAAAAGAACCGAATCAAAACCATTCAGTCTTCTCTTGAAATTGAAGGAAACACCCTTACGGAAGAGCAGATAACCGCTCTGTTGGAGAATAAACGAATTATTGCTCCCGCAAAAGATATTCTTGAAGTTCAGAATGCAATTGAAGTATATAAGGATTTAAAGATTTTTAATCCCAATAAAATTAAAGATCTGGAATTAGCACATTCAATATTGATGAGAAACCTGGTTGAAAAACCGGGAAAGTTCAGAACGACTAATGTTGGAATTGTCAAAGGCTCAAAAGTAGAGCACCTTGCTCCGGGCGGAACTATGGTGAAGGGATTAATGAATGATCTTTTTAAATATATAAAGAATGATAAAGATTTAATCCTTATTAAAAGCTGCGTTTTCCATTACGAATTTGAATTTATCCATCCTTTTACCGATGGAAACGGAAGAATGGGAAGGCTTTGGCAAACGTTAATTCTAATGCAGCAATATCCTGTTTTCGAATACTTGCCGACTGAAAGTTTAATAAAAGAAAACCAGCAGGAATATTACAACAAACTTTCAGAATCTGATAAAGCGGGACAATCTACGCCTTTTGTTGAATTTATGTTATCCATTATTTTACAATCTTTGGAACAGGTTTTACAATCTCAAAATATTAATTGGAATACAAAAGACAGAATATTTTTATTCAAAGAAAAAATTGGAAATAAAACATTTAGCAGAAAAGACTATTTACAGAATTTTAAAAATATTTCGGCACCCACGGCGAGCCGGGATCTGAAATGGGCGGTTGATGAGAACATTTTGATGAAATCCGGAGAGCAAAGGCTGACAGAATATCAGTTTAAATAA
- the metI gene encoding methionine ABC transporter permease MetI, giving the protein MLSDTVIALLSKGVWETVFMTFVSGFFGFVLGLPVGILLFLTKKGQLLENRIYNRILSVLVNIFRSIPFIILIVWMIPFTRSLVGTSIGVNAALVPLSIGAAPFIARLVENSLLEVPVGLIETARALGASPLQIIRKILLPEALPSLINNATITLITLVGYSAMGGAVGAGGLGQIGYQYGYIGYDAVIMNLVLGLLVAIVFIIQFSGDRLAKRFDHR; this is encoded by the coding sequence ATGCTTAGTGATACGGTGATTGCGCTTCTTTCAAAAGGAGTCTGGGAGACGGTTTTTATGACATTTGTATCCGGATTTTTCGGGTTTGTTTTGGGACTGCCGGTTGGGATTCTGTTATTCTTAACAAAAAAAGGACAGCTTCTCGAAAACAGGATTTATAATAGAATTTTGTCGGTTCTGGTTAATATTTTCCGCTCTATACCTTTTATTATTCTGATTGTCTGGATGATTCCTTTCACAAGAAGCCTGGTAGGAACATCTATTGGTGTTAATGCAGCTCTGGTTCCCTTGAGTATCGGGGCAGCACCATTCATTGCAAGACTGGTTGAAAACAGTCTGTTAGAAGTTCCTGTCGGACTTATTGAAACAGCAAGAGCATTGGGAGCCAGCCCACTTCAGATCATCAGGAAAATTCTTCTTCCTGAAGCCTTGCCTTCTTTAATAAATAATGCAACGATTACTTTAATAACTTTAGTAGGCTACTCTGCAATGGGAGGAGCGGTGGGAGCCGGTGGACTGGGACAGATCGGGTATCAATACGGTTATATCGGTTATGATGCGGTCATTATGAATCTGGTGCTTGGTTTGCTGGTGGCAATTGTGTTTATCATCCAGTTTTCGGGTGACCGGCTGGCTAAGAGATTTGACCATCGATAA